The nucleotide sequence GGAAGGGAATCGCGATCCCGGCCCGATCGAGCGCCTCCTTGGCGCGTTCGAGATACTCGGCGCGCAGCGCGCCGCGCCGCGACGGATCGCCGGCCCATACGATCAGCTCGAGCATCACGGCCGAATCGGCGAGCTCCTTGACGATCACCGAAGGCGCCGGCGAAGCGAGGAGCCGGTCGTCCCCTTCGGCGGCGCCGAGCAGAGCGGCCCGCGCGTCCTCGAC is from Thermoanaerobaculia bacterium and encodes:
- a CDS encoding mechanosensitive ion channel family protein, whose protein sequence is VEDARAALLGAAEGDDRLLASPAPSVIVKELADSAVMLELIVWAGDPSRRGALRAEYLERAKEALDRAGIAIPFPQREVRLIGAGAGA